The sequence below is a genomic window from Salinispira pacifica.
AAGCGGGTTGCAGAATACCGGAAAGAATGGTTCCGGGAAGAGGCGAAGGAGATCGACGATATCGCCAACTCCCGGATAGCAGGAGGTTACCGTGGCACGTTATAACAGGGTGAATGTCGCCCCCCGGATATTTCTCTTATTTGTCCTGGTGGCGGTGTTACTGCTGGGGGGCACAATCTGGTTTGATATTCTCGGTCTGGTGGATGCACGCCCTCTCATCGGTCCTGTACTGAATCTTCTCAACCTCAGCCCCCAGGAAACGGTGGCGGTCGATTATTCCGATGTGGAGCTGCTTGACAGTATGGAACTGGAAAAGCGGGAGCTTGCCATAGATATGCACCTTGAAACGCTGGAAAACAGCCGTGAACAGCTCAGTCAGGAGGTGGAAGCGTATCAGGAACGGCTTGCACAGCTGGAAGAACGGGAAAAGATCCAGTCCGACAGGGAAAATTCATTTAATGAAAAACTCAATCGGTACGATGATAGAAGAGCAGGCCTGGTACAGAATGCACGTGATCTTACCAGCATGCGCCCTGAGGATGCCGTGGCTATTCTCAACGAGTACGATGATCAGCTTCTCATCGACACGCTGAGAATGGTGCAGGAGCTTGCAGATGAAGCAGGCACCTTCTCCCTGGTATCCACCTATCTGTCATTGCTGCCCGAAGACC
It includes:
- a CDS encoding periplasmic-type flagellar collar protein FlbB → MARYNRVNVAPRIFLLFVLVAVLLLGGTIWFDILGLVDARPLIGPVLNLLNLSPQETVAVDYSDVELLDSMELEKRELAIDMHLETLENSREQLSQEVEAYQERLAQLEEREKIQSDRENSFNEKLNRYDDRRAGLVQNARDLTSMRPEDAVAILNEYDDQLLIDTLRMVQELADEAGTFSLVSTYLSLLPEDRAAAIQRKMTQKPSLSSPNDS